The Lentimicrobiaceae bacterium genome includes the window AATTTAAAGAAAAGAAGATGTTGATCGACTTCGATACCTGGCCACCAAATTCAGGCGCAAAACCATACGATCCGTACAATCCGGTTGCCCGCGATATTTATTGGGATTACCTGAACAAAGGTGTTTTCTCCAAAGGATTTGATGCCTGGTGGCTCGATTCGTCGGAGCCCGACCACATTAACATAAAAGATGAAGATTTTGAACAGCCCACCTATCTGGGATCGTATCAGTCGGTCATCAATGCTTTCCCGTTGGTGCATACAAGTGGAGTTTACACCCATCAACGGGCGACAACCTCCGATAAACGTGTTTACCTTTTGACGCGGTCAGCCTTTGCCGGACAGCAGCGGAATGCCGCAAATACCTGGTCGGGCGATGTGGTATCAACCTGGGAAACACTGGGCAAACAGATACCAGCCGCGCTTAATTTTTCGATGACAGGCATACCTTACTGGAATGGTGATATCGGCGGGTTTTTTGCGGGGCATTACGTGAAAGACGGCGGCGCTAAAAACCCACAGTTTCAGGAACTTTACGTTCGTTGGTTACAGTTTGCAACTTTTACCCCTATGATGCGCTCGCACGGAACCGACATTCCACGCGAAATCTACCAGTTTGGCGACCATGGCAGTTGGGCATTCGATGCCATTGAGAAAGGCATTAACCTGCGCTACCGTTTGTTGCCATATCTTTATTCAACGGCCTGGCAGGTTACCAGTCAGTCGGCTTCGTTCCTGAACGCACTGCCACTCGATTTTGTGTCAGACAAGAAGGTTCGGAATATAACCGATGAATACCTGTTTGGAAGTTCAATTCTGGTTGCCCCGGTTGTTAATCCCATGTATACCAGCGAAACGAACGATAAGGTCTCAGCCGACTTCAGCAAGACAAAAAGCCGTAAAGTTTACCTGCCGGAAGGAGCAGATTGGTATGACTTCTGGACGGGCGAAAAGCTGAAAGGCGGTCAGAAAGTTGAAAAAGAAGCTCCAATTGACATTACGCCTCTTTATATAAAAGCCGGTTCGATTTTGCCTTGGGGACCAAAAGTTCAATATGCTGCCGAGAAAAAATGGGATGACCTCGTAATTCGTGTTTACCCGGGCGCCAATGGTGAATTCACCTTGTACGAAGACGAAACTGACAACTACAATTACGAAAAGGGGCTGTATTCAACCATCACGTTTAGTTGGGACGATGCAAAAAAAGAACTTACTGTTAGCGATAGAAAAGGAGAATTTCCTGGCGTGCTGAATAACCGGAAGTTTGAGGTTGTGATTGTGAAAGAAAAGTCAGGCGCAGGAATTGAAACTTCGCTTGCTCCAAAAACAATCAAATATTCAGGAAAAAAGACAGTTATCAAGCTTAAATAATAGGAATAATTTAGACTGTTTAAAATTTGTTTTTGAGTTCCGGAGGAACCAAAGGTCGGTAGAATGATTGAAAACGTGCAGGTCTCTTGTCCCGTACGCCCGCCTGACAAGCCAACGACGGGCAGGGGACAAGACGGAATATGTAAAATGATTTTTCTATCGACAGATTTTCGCTAACGGGAAATTTTTAAACAGTTTCTTAATGGGGTAACGATTGGATACCCCATTAAATTTTATAGTTAATTTTACAGGATAATTTTAAAAATACCTATTATGAGAACACATTTTACCAACACCTTAGCTATAATTTTTCTATGGACGATGTGTTTGCCTTTGTTGTCTTTAGCTGATGGAAGGGATGCAAACCCCGAAGGTAAAACTAATGCCACACTTTCGCGGGATACTATTCATATTGTTGGCCATTCGCACATGGATATGAACTGGCTTTGGACCTATTCTGAAACTATGAAAATGGCCAATGACAATCTTCGGCAAACAGTCGCTTTTATGGATGAA containing:
- a CDS encoding DUF5110 domain-containing protein, with the protein product MKKTNLLFFLMLLFAAQNLYSQAYEKVESGVRMTASAVSTEIRFYSPEIVRIFKYPEGTTVNKNSLSVIKIPEKTDIKINQKGQVVTLSSSALTVGINLETGKITYTDTAGKLLFTEKDFGMQFTPTMDVKTPTYLARQAFVLDKNEAIYGLGQQQNNKLMQRSQRIILKNENMKVCIPYFLSVKGYGIFWDNYAATTFTDNQQETSFESLGNCADYYFMLGGSGKGVIAQMRALTGQSPMMALWTFGYFQSKERYKTQEELVGVVEKYRALQVPLDGIIQDWQYWGRDSVWNSMSFDPKTHPDPVGMVNKIHQMNAHVTIVAWPGFGPLTKQYAEFKEKKMLIDFDTWPPNSGAKPYDPYNPVARDIYWDYLNKGVFSKGFDAWWLDSSEPDHINIKDEDFEQPTYLGSYQSVINAFPLVHTSGVYTHQRATTSDKRVYLLTRSAFAGQQRNAANTWSGDVVSTWETLGKQIPAALNFSMTGIPYWNGDIGGFFAGHYVKDGGAKNPQFQELYVRWLQFATFTPMMRSHGTDIPREIYQFGDHGSWAFDAIEKGINLRYRLLPYLYSTAWQVTSQSASFLNALPLDFVSDKKVRNITDEYLFGSSILVAPVVNPMYTSETNDKVSADFSKTKSRKVYLPEGADWYDFWTGEKLKGGQKVEKEAPIDITPLYIKAGSILPWGPKVQYAAEKKWDDLVIRVYPGANGEFTLYEDETDNYNYEKGLYSTITFSWDDAKKELTVSDRKGEFPGVLNNRKFEVVIVKEKSGAGIETSLAPKTIKYSGKKTVIKLK